The Silene latifolia isolate original U9 population chromosome X, ASM4854445v1, whole genome shotgun sequence genome contains the following window.
attctcatGCATGCATTCTTGTCCTTCTCTCTCAACTCTCTCTAAAACTAGTCTTAGAAAACATTAGATTGTTCATCCAaaattctaataacaatataagattactagtgtagtaataagaatattattagaattattttaaggatactagtatattaatctagttagttaatatattagtttaagggatttgttttgggtgcaatcaagaggaggatctcaataCTTGGGATTAAAGAGGaacatccattacatttaagctctaGAACAAATAAGGatggtgaccttatttgtgcccttatttcgagccatataacaatgtaaggaacattgtttttcttattttatctcttatttagttatgcatgcactagatctaatgaactcatATCAATAtattaattagttcactaatAGAAgattctaataataggtatatgaacctaacaattggtatcagagcataggatgttgcatgcataatcggtttatagttttctCGAGTTATTATTTTTTATcggtaaaatgtaagtatattaaaAAAGAAACATCACCATACAAGAGAAGGCGGTGGAAAATGACCCAACCCCACCTTCTTAGAACCGAGCTATTAGACACCAAAAACAAGAGCCCAACTAAATTGAGCAGTAAAACAAATCACACATGCCTAATTTGTATCTTATCAACAAAAACAGGTGACTTCATCAATTCACTCATTATCGTCCCAACATCTTCATATGCTCCTTCAGTCTCTCAATCCACTGCAATCGTTCATCCTCTCTATCAAATCTCTGTCTCGACTTCCCACTTGCTCATGGAAGCTTAAGGTACGACTTACTACCTCTTTAATAATCACAATCGCTACTTTCTCCAGTTTGAGAAGCACTAAATCATGTTTGCACAGATTCCACTGTCTCCATATGGCATAGATACAGGCGTTCAGCAAGGCGTTGATAATCCAATTTCTCATCTCGGAGCCAATCAATCGTCTTCTCTATTCTGTGGGGTTGTCTGGTGGAATGTTCTCTCCAATCCGATTGCCAATGAGGGCAATAATTCTGGAACTGTACTCTTATTCAAAGAATAAGTGTGAAGCTATCTCTGATCCAAACCCACAGACTGTACATTTATCATCTTCAACAATCCCCAACTTATGCAGCTTGAATTTCGTATTTAAAGCattgtgaaaatatatccaagcTAGGAATCCATGTTTAGGGGTCGTGTATTTATTCCAGATTAGACTCTGCCATTGAACCTGTTCCCCTTTGCTTCTGACGAAGTTATAGCCTTTGGCAATCGAATATTCTCTCCCCTTATCCATAGTCCAAATATTCTGTTGGTAAGAGTCCTGATAAAGAGATTTTATTTGGCATATTTTCCTCCAAGACCAGCTAGAATTACTTGAGGGATAATAATCTAGCCACTGCTTCCCTTTTATGTAGATTGTGTTGACCCATCTGACCCACAGGTGGTCAGGCTTAGTAGCAAGCCACCAGACCAATTTTCCAACTGCTGCCTTGTTCTAGTGAATGGCACTATTCAGTCCTAGTCCTCCTTCATTCTTAGGTCTACAGATTTTTTCCCAAGAAACAAGAGGGGATCTCAGGTAATCCACCCCTCCATCCCAGAGAAAGTTTCTACATATAGCCTCAATTCTAgtgatcactccagtaggtagtATAAAAATACTAGCCCAATAGTTATGTAGAGTCTTAAGAATAGCTTGAACCAGAGTCAGCCTACCTGCATAGGATAGTTTTCTAGCCCCCAAGTTTCTTATTCTCTGAACAATTCTATCAATGAGGGGCTTACAATCCTTAGCATTAAGTCTTATGGTTTTTATTGGGACTCCAAGATATTTAATATATCCTATTTCAAATTAACATTTACTCCATTGAAGTATGCATTTGACTTGCCTTTACTCATATTGATACCTGAAGATTTGGAGAAAGTTGCAAAGGATCTGAGAATTGTCATAATTGAAGGGCCATCTCCTTTGAAAAATAAGAgcaggtcatctgcaaacataagaTGGGTTAGTTTCATTTGTTTTCGCATTGGGTGGTAGTTAAAATCATTTGCCCTAGTTGAGTAAGTTAGGATCTTTGAAAGATAATCCATGCACACAGTAAAGAGCAAGGGAGATAGAGGATCTCCTTGTCTCAACCTCCTTTCTCCTTTAATGAATCCAAACAAATTGCCATTAAGATTGAGGGAATAAGTAGCTGTTGTAACACACTACATTATCCACCCTTTAAATTGCTCTAGGAAATTTAGGGCACTGAGCATTTGATCTAAAAATTCCCATTCAACAGTGTCATATGCCTTTTGAATATCCATTTTGAATAAGCACCTTGGTGAGACAGCCTTCCTTTCATATAGTCTAATGATGTCTTGGCAAATAAGTATATTTTCTATGATGCTCCTCCCATGTATGAACCCTCCCTGATTTTGAGCAATCAGATCAGGGAGAATCCTAGTCAGCCTGTTGCACAAGATTTTAGAAATGCATTTGTAAATGACATTGTAGCAAGCAATTGGTCTGTATTGAAGTACACTAGTGGGTCTAGGTATTTTAGGAATTAGTGTGACCATAGTAGCATTAATCTACTTGAGGATGAGCCCTGACTCAAAAAAGTTTAAGATTGCATTAGTAACATCCTCTCCCACTATATCCCAGCTATCCTTAAAGAATTTGCTTGAGTACCTATCAGGCCCAGGAGCCTTGTCATCAGGAATGTGAAATAATACCTCTTTTACCTCATCTTTGGTGACAGGAGAAAGAAGTATGCTTCTATGAGCAGTAGTGCAGATATTCCCTTGTTTCACTATAATCTTATTAactttggttgtggtggttttTGATCCCAGCAACATAGCATAATTGTTCAAAAAACCATTTTGAATCCCTTCCTGATCACTGTGATTTCTATTCCAATTATCAGTGATTTGGCAAATAAAGTTCTTGTTCCTTCTTGCTTTTAGAACCCCATGAAAATAAGCTGTGTTTGAATCACCATCTTTCAACTAGTGTGCTTTAGCTTTTTGCTTAAGGTAGTCCATTTTAGAAGTATACAGAGAATTAAACTTATGGTGTGCTTCATATTCCTGCTGGACTAGACCCATATCCCCAGGATTAGCAATAATCTCCTCCTGAAGCTGCTTCAATCTGAGCTGTGCTATATCAGCTGCCTTCTCAATATTAGAGAAGTGATCCTTATTGATCCTTTTAAGCACAGTTTTTAGCATCTTTAATTTTTTAACCACCCTATACATCTTATTTCCAGAGACCCAATGCTGCCAAACCTTAGACACACATTCCTGAAAACCATCAGCTGcactccacatattaaagtacttgAATGGCTTGTGCTGATTTCCCCCCATGCTACCTTTACTCAGCAGGCAAGGGTTATGATCAAAGTGCCCCTTAGGTAAGAAATTAGCCATATATTCAGGGAATTGATCCAACCATTCTTGATTAACCACCATTCTATCCAACCTACTATATACCCTTGTCTCTGGTGGTTGTTTATTATTCCAAGTGTAGAAAGCACTAGTAGCTGATATATCCATCACCCCACACTCTTGAATACAGTCATAGAAAGGTTCAGCTTCAGCCTCAGTCACATTTCCTCCTAGTCTTTCATTAGCCTGTAACACACAATTaaagtccccccccccccctatggCCCAAGGAGCATTAATCTTCCTTGCCATATTCTTGAGGTTCAACCAAAGGGACTCTCTTTCTCCCACTCCATTAAAAGCATAAATGATGGTATAGTAAAATTGCATATGAGTAAATTTATTTGTCACCTGAACATGAATAAATTGGGCATCATATTTGATGAAGTTAACATCAAAAACATGAGGTTTCCATATCACCCAGACTCTACCTCCATGATGGTAAGCATTATTGGTAGAGACACTCCAGTCTGAAAAAATTTTATTGACAATACTATGAAAATTACTAGCCTTGACCTTGGTTTCTAACAAACCAAACAAGCCAATATTATTAGTATGAAGAAAATTATTTACAGATCTTTGCTTCACTTCTTTATTCATCTCTCTCACGTTCCAAAATCCAAAATTCATTGATTAGTGTTAGGGGGATCATTACCAGACACACCAATTCCTTTTTTAGGACTGCAAGTGCCCTTTAACTCCTCCATGTGATGAGGAGAAGTTGATATTTTTTCTTTCTAGCCTCACTCCCCTGCCTAGGCTGTCTTATAGGAGAGATAGTCCCATTGGAAGGAATattgtatattctggtcctaaaatatttttaggtcatttttatgatttatgttattttattgctcattttaatgatttttagttattttattacatttttatgactaaaatggaaattaaaatactaaaaatagttaaactaagtcactgatcttgaaatttttatatgacctcacatgcatattttaattattgtatgttaaatttcgtgttaatgtgattaatattgcatgatttatgatttttatgagataaaaatgaattaaatggaggtaaaatggttaaatatagttaaactttgaaataggacatgaaattttaatatgttgtcacatgcatatattactcactgtgtgtaaaatttgagatgaacttgattcatttagcatgatttatgaatttttagtgtaaaaatggcataaatagtgactattttagcataaattgctaaaacgaattacatggcatgagaaaattaccttaggttgcatttatatcccacttatcagatataaagttgtaaaactgatttgattaatttttgtatactttaaatgttttatttgataaaaccgataaattgcaactatatttttctcgaaataaattcgaaaattttaaccatgtttttttttgacattataagtgtcatggatatattacagaatgttcaaaaatttaaaattcaaattttgaaattattgtaatttaatttggatttatttcataaatgttatgattttagggtcaaaatgagcataaaattgaatcaagttgaattattgtcaaaaattgagtgattactaatttttgagacctaagagagttaggataattaacttgaactaaaattagattttagtattatttagcgattttaataagttaaaatcgtgcatttccataaaaccgggttatataatcaatataagttaaatagggcaatttggcacataatttggcatgatagacacttattataatactgcatatttcatttttgaatgtcatattttatttatataattttgaattatgtaatttatcttagtatggccttagttttaatcaatattacccgtaatgtaagggaatattaattcggttgtaatttaatgtgatctcgtatcacttttacttttactattttatcatattacaaatgtataataggaatagctttgtatttttatcattatttgtaactccggagtttcttcaagacgctgccattcggaaaggcgttccgacgaagacggtgttcttggtaggcgtgccacttgaagattcaagggaccaaaggagttggtttccgaatatgtaatagattatttgattttctattttaggaaggccatactaggaatttattatttgttttgcatttcttttaatatgttgcatgcattgccaaatcgccataacaacacatgcatatcatatcgagtcatcgaccgtgtcaattataattatcgagaattcaacttttagttcacttaaaattgatagataataaattgacaagacctttacttttaaaagattgagacttagccttacaaaATAGTAGGAGCCCAAGAATCTAAATTTCAtgagtacaatacgatttttcggggtgcttctattaacgttgggtaagtggggtaataaatagttattacacttcgaaaatttggttgatctcaactaaggtattttgcgaccgtagccgcaaaaggttcgggctaaagatgaatttaatgtaaaatcatcgaccgagagttctaattgtagaatcggttaaaagggttaacccactaaagttatattagtaaagatgtagagggcccgttggctcacatccaagttaatatgaattttgggtctcaGAATCATTTTTTATAGTTGGGTAAATGTCActaaataaatgctaaaacttgttttaaatatttacaagttttaagacggtaaatgtttataattccttcattttctattttgtagtcaatttgattagtttgcaatgacgactccaatttcatccgcatCAACTAGCATAAATGTTCCACCACtccccaatgcttcttggctccgatcctttatggatcgatgcaaacttgaaaagaatggttttaatttcgccgattgggatgcgcaactccgtttggccgcggaaggtgacgacaagttcGTTatcttaccgaagccgctcccaccacacctactactaggtcaacctccgccgcaagggaagcctatgaggcctacataaaagagtcggccgctattaagaatgtcttgattttctctatggagCCTGATCTCCAAAGAACTGCTATCAAAATGAGcacggcctatgagatctacaccaagcttgtgaccatgttttcacaagctccaaggataatccaatatgaggcggcctccgcatttttcgagatcaacatcaaagagggccaaaaggttagccctcatgtgctcaaattgattgagcttgttgagaTTCTTAAGATCCAAGTTGTTAATATTCCCGAACAACTTGTCATAGACCGAGTTCTACATTCATTGAACAAAGTAAAGGCATATGTGCAGTTgtgggtaaactacaatatgcaaaacatgaagacttccctccatgaattgcacaaattGCTTGTGCAAGCTGAGAGGGATATGGGTCTTGATGTTACTTCAACCAAGGATGTGCTTGCCATAAATAACAAAAGCAAAGGGAAATGTAAGAGGAGTACTAgcaagggtaagaaacccaacaagggcaaaggtagAGTTATTGGGAATAACTCATCCAAGCCGAAAAAGGGTGCATCTTCTGAagataagtgccactattgttgtggtatgggccattggaagcgaaattgccctaAGTATCTTGGAGATGTTAAAGCTAcacgtgtgactccagtaggtaataaattctCTAATCTATTATGTTATTGATAAAAATCTCAACTTTAgtatttagatacaagttgtgattctcactccccttgaaatgtgatatagggaatgtgagcaaagacaaaggaaaggataAGCAAGCTTGAGGATGATCTTCAACAAGGGATGCTTggctttttattttttattgtctttttagtGTTGTTGTATTTTGGCTTGTTGTTTTTAGAACTTCTTTTGATTTCCATGTTGGACATGGaagtttgttttatttccattatGCAAACAATTGTTGTGTGAATGTTAATGGCTTGGCTTTTAACCCAAGTCATTCGGTTATTGAATTTTTCTTCgttctaaaacttgtcattatacacctttcatatcaaaacataaattatgttgacttaatctaatcataaaagaattacaacgatgggATCATTGTAATTAGTTCATAAATCATGAATTTAATTCTCACTTATGCTTTAGTGACTTAAtgtcacatcttatttgatataagaaagtATGATTAAAAAGTCAAAAAGAGTTAATTGAACTCTAAAAAGGGAAATTTTATAAATCAATTGGCAACACcatttataagactccatacgagctatggAGGGCTTAAGACTTCAAGTTTGTATATAACATGAacatgagtcggtttgagttatcgaACTCATTTTTGGGAATTTTCAATCCAAAATGGACACGTTACTATAAACGAAtggtcaacctggagatacctaaaatagcaagtttatttaacaaatgacatggatcagattcgcatattacatgaatcaagctgccataataATGCTGGTctttttatgtgctaacacgtcagtctagacaaacttctattacttcaccatatatgtttttaactcacaaagctatctcttaagaagatcgatgtatttctaagagatagagtgggagtggatcgtcacaaacatgtcttatagttaatgtgttactttttgaaagtaatggaactataatcgattgagatagagtgggagtaaagcacacatgtcttattgttaatatgttacttttcaaaagtaatggtattatgaccttgtcccaaatcgactttgttgcatacaagccatagcattacaatccaaaaattgttactcaagagtagatttactttaaggcgatggtctctttaaagtaaatagagcttttagagtacctaagtgcatagattgacatgaagatgttaatcaagataaatcatgttaggaattgccacatttcattttgatgaaaaatggcaaatgatattaaaaattcgcttttctaaaatgggagtttagagaaggatgtgtatggaacacaaaaccttagataaaaatatgagaatcctaacatattatgcaaagcttatttaagcaagcatcaaaggattatactattcattcatgtgataattgagaatggtttcattcacattgttgaagaatcatatttatacatgaagttagtGGGAGccaaaattatttttccatgtcttatatgttgataacatattacttattgagaataatgtaccaatgctctcttctgtgaaatagtgattgggagactaggaaaaggtgcgatgtattttagatttccgaatctatgtgttaaatttgagagaatattggcatagagtcgagagtcttatgatgataagatcttccATATCTCttttacatcaacaaggttgagtaggttgttcatattgatgaaagtggaattgctatgatagagtcatagtcattcactgaacctaataagttgttgatcacatgaaatcgattgctaatgtttccaccattagaacgatcatgtatgccattatatgcacatggcgggatgaatcatatgcttggagcataataagtccatAACAAGCTAATTCGAATGATGGTCTTTTGAAAACCTTAAaaagaacatcctttaagattcttgggaagaattgaggattcgttcttatgttcGGATGATATACTGAATTGTGTGTTGAAGGGatacacaaactctagtttccaaacctataaggatttaagGAAATCCTAGGCCGatattattgacttaggagtaagagactagagaaatgttttagtttcgaccattgcaaattatacaaaaggaatctaagtaaattgtgataagatggtcaacgtagggagtGAGACTAAATCCCTCTACCAAAGaccttatcacaagttatatgataatagtgggagcatcttccaagtacaagagcccaagtctagtttgaagactagacatatacttagataaattcatgttaatAGAAACAACATTGAAtaaaaggaaatagcaattaataaagttggaatgcatggatacatggtatatccatttAACAAGCTTCTATTGCAATTTAAttagtgtaaaatgtacactacAGATTATatgatatgaagtagtaataaggtattgactattcatatgtgataatcgcatttatcatttgagtttctttaaactcattcattactttgttatgtccaaatgggttgttgagacaatattgaaccccattgaagtgaactggatttacatagtatgcgcccctagttacttaaaggAAGTGacttctcgaagtgactagagtgtgatgcgattgatgtcaagttcaagtgccatagggtcatatgggatgactagtcgatcacatagacagactgtatgagacactctgttaGGCAGTGGcctcttatagagttctggaaattcataaagcctggtcgtggcaagagctactatagtattcttatgagtcgattcttttgactagcgactattcgcccaagttggcacaattttctgaatggctttgatttatattctacgactgtcgtaactgaagtcaaatgagtatattttgggtcatgatgatctgtggctatacgaagggaataatgcgatgggaattgtccacccccttgtcagggttgtttgaaatctcagggccactcgaggagtagtgaactgaaaatgcgtggccacgctggaaaggtatctacggtagataatttcggACGACGTTactctcggatcgaggaaaccactcaagatatgatcaaatgcaagtatgacctgcgagacaccttgcattgagtaagagattgtaataggacaagagaattggtgacgcacacttatctcgaacaagtgggagattgttggagtatgtgtcctcaacagcgatcacatgtttaaatctcaaaataagaatacgtaagggatgattcatttacaTAGTAagctgatcaacattaatcagtaatgattggctaacaagagtttgacattactgtcgtttgacggtggtgatcagttgatcccttaaggtcacacctattggacaattcccttaatatacaagttgattaattgtatgacgatacaagctaatcaattccttaaaattgaacaattcatctgtgagagagaatatttatatcttattgtaatttgattaaataagatttgttttaataattaaaataatttattactaaaattgattattgtttatgaaacattaagataagaatgaatggttaattataattacaatatgttgtgaattataattatatgacccgttttatttttgtgatcaataatcactagacaatttattatatgtaatttaattaatgtatataatgatatttatttgataaatatgcatttaattaattaataacatgttacatactacatgtgacatattgtgtgacaagtgacaatttgacaaaataaaattgaaGTTCATTTTACATATGGACCAAAAAAATGGAGGATGAAAGAgttagtgggtgatttattttatgtgataaaatgcatGTAATCATGACTATTCCATATTAGCCTTACATACCTACGTTTGGAGAAGAACAATagaaaaaggagatgccatgcTTTGGCATTTAGCCTTCACCATACCCGGCCCCTTCCTCcttttatgatgagatttttgttctcattttcacttctccatattctcatGCATGCATTCTTATCCTTCTCTCTCAACTCTCTCTAAAACTAGTTTtagaaaccattagattgttcaTCCGaaattctaataacaatataagattactagtgtagtaataagaatattattagaattattttaaggatactagtatattaatctagttagttaatatattagtttaagggatttgttttgggtgcaattaagaggaggatttgaatacttgggattaaggaggatcatccattacatttaagctcaagaacaaataaggaaggtgacttTATTTGCGCCCTTatttcgagccatataacaatgtaaggaacattgttttttttttttttttatctcttatttagttatgcattcactagatctaatgaactcatattaataagttaattagttcactattagaagagtctaataataggtatataaacctaacacaatgccatccacttgaggattGGTACACGATATGAGGGATCTAAGGAgccaattgaagaggatgttatTGAGGAAAATGTCAAGATAAGAGATGTGATGGAACCATTGAGGAGAAATCCTAGGGTAGTGGAACCAACTACCAATGACTCATTgaaaaaaagaaatgaagaaaaggccaaagcgGTTGAAAAAGAACCTATTGTGTTGAAAAagaacctattgtgattagacttccatttccaagtcgccaagccaagcccaagcttgatgagcaactttgaaagttcatggagattgtgaagaacctgGAGGTTTccatcccattcacggaattgatcaaccATGTGctggcctatgcaaaatacataaaagatatccttaccaagaagaagtccattAGGAAGTTGGAAACCATAACATTCACAAAGATAAGTactgcaatacttcaagggaattCCCCACCTAAGCTCAAAGATCCATGAAGTTTCtgcattccatgtaccattggtgataccacaatcaacaaggcactatgtgatctatttgcaagtgtgagtgtcatgccatattcggtatatGAAAGAcaaggaatgggagaactcaagtgcactaacatgACTCAAAAAATGGCGGACCgaac
Protein-coding sequences here:
- the LOC141617456 gene encoding uncharacterized protein LOC141617456, which codes for MNFGFWNVREMNKEVKQRSVNNFLHTNNIGLFGLLETKVKASNFHSIVNKIFSDWSVSTNNAYHHGGRVWVIWKPHVFDVNFIKYDAQFIHVQVTNKFTHMQFYYTIIYAFNGVGERESLWLNLKNMARKINAPWAIGGGGDFNCVLQANERLGGNVTEAEAEPFYDCIQECGVMDISATSAFYTWNNKQPPETRVYSRLDRMVVNQEWLDQFPEYMANFLPKGHFDHNPCLLSKGSMGGNQHKPFKYFNMWSAADGFQECVSKVWQHWVSGNKMYRVVKKLKMLKTVLKRINKDHFSNIEKAADIAQLRLKQLQEEIIANPGDMGLVQQEYEAHHKFNSLNHSDQEGIQNGFLNNYAMLLGSKTTTTKVNKIIVKQGNICTTAHRSILLSPVTKDEVKEVLFHIPDDKAPGPDRYSSKFFKDSWDIVGEDVTNAILNFFESGLILK